A region of Paenibacillus sp. JNUCC-31 DNA encodes the following proteins:
- a CDS encoding ABC transporter permease: MERIRRNWGLYVLLFPAVLLTLLFAYKPMYGVIIAFKDYSPASGIGGSPWAGFKYFEKFFHSYQFTNTIRNTLVISLYSLATFPIPIMLALLVNQMRAGRFKRFFQTVSYMPHFISTVVMVGLMLILFSPSTGLVGNLYQLFGAQAPDLMGSSALFSSVYVWSDVWQHVGWDSIIYIAALSAVDPSLYEAATVDGASRWHKVRYIDIPMLLPTAITLLILRMGGLLGVGFEKVYLMQNDLNILSSEILSTYVYKIGLLSSQYSFSSAINLFNTVINFILLILVNQLSKKYSENSLW, encoded by the coding sequence ATGGAGAGAATCAGGCGAAATTGGGGGCTTTACGTTTTGCTTTTTCCGGCAGTTCTATTAACACTTTTATTTGCCTATAAGCCGATGTATGGTGTGATCATCGCATTTAAGGATTATAGCCCGGCATCAGGAATCGGTGGCAGCCCATGGGCGGGATTCAAGTACTTTGAGAAGTTCTTTCATTCCTATCAATTCACCAATACGATTCGCAATACACTTGTGATCAGCCTGTATAGCTTGGCTACGTTTCCGATCCCGATCATGCTTGCACTCCTAGTGAACCAGATGAGAGCGGGAAGGTTTAAGCGATTTTTCCAGACCGTCTCCTATATGCCTCACTTTATTTCAACGGTAGTTATGGTCGGATTGATGCTGATCCTGTTCTCGCCCAGTACAGGGCTCGTTGGCAATCTGTATCAGTTGTTTGGAGCACAAGCACCGGACTTAATGGGTTCATCAGCTCTGTTCAGCAGTGTGTATGTGTGGTCTGACGTGTGGCAGCATGTCGGTTGGGACAGCATTATCTATATTGCCGCGTTGTCTGCTGTAGATCCAAGCCTCTATGAAGCGGCAACCGTTGATGGGGCAAGCCGATGGCACAAAGTTCGTTATATTGATATTCCAATGCTGCTGCCTACGGCCATCACCCTGCTTATCCTGCGAATGGGCGGATTACTTGGCGTAGGATTTGAGAAGGTCTATCTCATGCAGAACGACTTGAATATCCTCTCAAGTGAGATTCTGTCTACGTATGTATACAAAATCGGTTTACTGAGCAGTCAATACAGCTTCTCCTCGGCGATCAACCTGTTTAATACGGTCATTAATTTCATTTTGCTTATTCTGGTCAATCAGTTGTCCAAGAAATACAGTGAGAACAGTTTATGGTAG
- a CDS encoding type 2 periplasmic-binding domain-containing protein, with protein MGKKIGKKFFTKMNSLLLVSAMLVSVVGCSSGNSGESAETPISSDFNQEGLPIVNNPVTLKVLTVRWGNMGDTFTQNQWLKDLEKDSNVKIEWQVMSSNDWGEQKSIMLASGTLPDIILGDQVFSDSDIVNNLSYFRPLDEYIDAYMPNLKAAMEETPDMKKISTFPDGKIYSMPTRLPARPKSRNQPVINKAWLDKLGLKAPTTTEELYQVLKAFKEKDPNGNGKPDEIPYTETGLNVDFLNPFGITDINASSMIVQDGKPVFFPSTDAYKEALIYTHKLYSEGLIDQELFTQDNTMTSAKWQNADIPIVGFSNQWTPDAVFGKWSDQYEAIAPIAGPDGKRYQPGDPGGMNLARNELLITSSCTVPEVAARWADQFYTSEASIQNFWGAIGTVIAKNDDGTYTLMDPPAGTSADAWYWDQSLRDFGPKYVSPSFEEKIKLNPKAGDGLKLQIDQLGSADVTTPYPKVMYNADEFQELPTLTTDIDGYVATMRAQWVTKGGIEEGWDAYIKKLNDMGLEQLLTIRNDAFERYMNVK; from the coding sequence ATGGGAAAAAAGATAGGCAAGAAGTTTTTCACCAAAATGAATAGCTTGCTGCTCGTCTCAGCTATGCTGGTAAGCGTGGTTGGATGTAGTAGTGGAAATAGCGGTGAGAGTGCTGAGACTCCGATATCAAGCGATTTTAATCAAGAAGGTCTACCTATTGTCAATAATCCGGTAACACTCAAAGTACTGACGGTTCGCTGGGGCAACATGGGTGATACTTTTACCCAGAACCAATGGCTTAAGGATTTGGAGAAAGATTCCAATGTGAAGATTGAGTGGCAAGTCATGTCCTCCAATGACTGGGGTGAACAGAAATCCATTATGCTTGCCAGTGGTACGCTGCCTGATATTATTCTGGGGGATCAGGTGTTCAGTGATTCGGACATTGTCAATAACCTGAGTTATTTCCGTCCTTTGGATGAATATATTGATGCATATATGCCTAACTTAAAGGCGGCGATGGAAGAGACGCCGGACATGAAGAAAATCAGTACATTTCCTGACGGCAAAATCTACTCGATGCCAACCCGATTACCTGCCCGTCCGAAGAGCCGGAATCAGCCTGTAATCAACAAGGCATGGCTCGATAAGCTGGGATTGAAGGCACCTACGACGACAGAGGAACTGTATCAGGTGTTGAAAGCGTTTAAGGAGAAAGATCCGAACGGAAACGGTAAACCGGACGAAATTCCTTACACGGAAACGGGTTTGAATGTGGACTTTCTGAATCCCTTCGGGATCACCGATATTAATGCCAGCAGTATGATTGTTCAAGATGGCAAACCGGTATTCTTTCCGTCAACCGATGCTTATAAAGAAGCGCTTATCTACACACACAAGTTGTATTCAGAAGGCCTGATCGATCAGGAACTGTTCACACAAGACAACACCATGACCTCTGCCAAATGGCAAAATGCAGACATTCCCATTGTTGGCTTCAGCAATCAGTGGACACCCGATGCGGTGTTTGGCAAATGGAGCGACCAATACGAAGCGATTGCGCCTATTGCCGGACCTGATGGCAAACGTTATCAGCCAGGGGACCCTGGCGGCATGAATCTGGCCCGTAATGAACTGCTCATTACAAGTTCATGTACTGTTCCAGAAGTGGCGGCACGCTGGGCAGATCAGTTCTATACCAGTGAAGCCAGCATTCAGAATTTCTGGGGTGCGATCGGAACTGTAATAGCGAAAAATGATGATGGCACATACACGCTCATGGACCCGCCGGCGGGTACCAGCGCCGATGCCTGGTACTGGGATCAGTCCCTGCGCGATTTTGGTCCCAAATATGTAAGCCCTTCCTTTGAAGAGAAAATTAAGCTCAATCCAAAAGCTGGTGACGGCCTCAAACTGCAAATTGATCAGTTGGGCAGTGCTGATGTAACGACGCCTTATCCAAAAGTCATGTACAATGCAGATGAGTTTCAGGAGCTGCCAACACTTACAACGGATATTGATGGCTATGTGGCAACGATGCGAGCCCAGTGGGTAACCAAAGGCGGTATCGAAGAGGGCTGGGATGCTTATATCAAAAAGCTGAATGACATGGGACTTGAACAGTTACTGACCATCCGTAATGATGCCTTCGAGCGTTATATGAACGTCAAATAG
- a CDS encoding carbohydrate ABC transporter permease, with protein sequence MSVMEPAAMTRTPRVKRRSRITVAEAVFYAFAILFLIAIIYPIYFIVIASFSDPSAVANGQVWVFPKGFTLEGYKELLRHENIWIGYRNTILYTVVGTLFGLVVNISAAYALSRKDLVGRKFFSLFFIFTMFFSGGLIPTFLTIRDFHLYNTFLVMVLPFSVVVFDMIVARTFFQTSIPGDLWEAAQIDGCGNLRYFVLIVLPLSKAIIAVLGLWIAVGYWNSYFNALIYLKDPNLYPLQLILRNILITNQMQSGMGTGEAAQVALRLANLMRYSVIIIATIPIMCVYPFIQKYFNQGVMIGAVKE encoded by the coding sequence ATGAGCGTTATGGAGCCGGCAGCAATGACCAGAACTCCCCGTGTCAAACGCCGATCACGCATTACGGTTGCAGAAGCCGTGTTTTATGCCTTTGCTATTCTTTTCCTGATTGCGATCATTTACCCGATCTATTTTATTGTCATCGCCTCATTCAGTGATCCTTCCGCCGTGGCTAACGGACAGGTGTGGGTCTTCCCCAAAGGTTTTACGCTGGAAGGGTATAAGGAACTGCTGCGACACGAGAATATCTGGATCGGATATCGAAATACCATTTTATACACGGTGGTAGGAACGCTCTTCGGACTTGTCGTAAATATTTCGGCGGCTTATGCATTATCGAGAAAAGATCTGGTCGGACGAAAATTTTTCTCGCTGTTCTTTATCTTTACGATGTTCTTTAGTGGCGGATTGATTCCCACCTTCCTGACCATTCGTGACTTCCATCTCTACAACACGTTTCTGGTGATGGTGCTTCCGTTCTCCGTGGTGGTCTTCGATATGATCGTTGCCCGGACGTTCTTCCAGACCAGTATTCCGGGGGATCTATGGGAAGCTGCCCAGATCGATGGCTGCGGTAATCTGCGGTATTTCGTGTTAATTGTATTGCCGCTGTCCAAAGCGATCATCGCAGTTCTGGGATTATGGATTGCTGTAGGGTATTGGAACTCCTATTTTAATGCTCTGATCTATCTGAAAGACCCTAATCTGTATCCGCTTCAATTGATCCTGCGTAACATTCTCATTACGAATCAGATGCAATCCGGGATGGGAACCGGGGAAGCAGCACAAGTCGCCTTGCGTCTCGCGAATCTGATGAGGTATTCCGTTATTATTATCGCGACGATTCCGATCATGTGTGTTTATCCGTTTATCCAAAAGTATTTCAATCAGGGGGTGATGATCGGCGCTGTGAAAGAATAA
- a CDS encoding alpha-L-arabinofuranosidase C-terminal domain-containing protein encodes MTTFRNQLIAHYKFEDAAEIGKDSSGNGHEGNAAGEKTPSISEVNGRWAVTFTGGANGTSYLELPSNLLRDVSDNTGVTVATWVHLGKGSNVWERIFDFGKGEKGPYLFLTRQMRGTLYAGDDLVVDPGRGFAIGEWMHIALSVAGSQGGTRSSAGPVVYVNGEKVADGSISQTSSGQYANLRRWFDSFVDPENYSRNYIGRSQYAADVDFAGSLSDFRIYQAALSMDDVIEVMCESLTDEEIVKLAGDKYLSAPSRIITKDVSLPVDLLGGKVDVQWNSSQPEVLSANGQVVQPLSSAQEIRLNALLTKGGSTLNRSFDVSVMPEHIPPYNVTIHGDQKVADISEVMYGLFYEDINNAADGGIYAELVQNRSFESFAFDTYSHDSGECGCSTGRNRDPLFAWSGDTEKMIVKHTDGLNTHLNVEDPEVNAYYVTVQDGATIRNRGFSDSNQHCAMSIKKGEAYDFTVWAKAVAAGTITIQLQDGNGAAISDSATLQVEGGNTWKKYGIAYSDTRVLVANAEFSAHASGGHVMSHPGSPHIHGSNVTLTGTETALGQLALTFEGDISIDMVSLIPQDVWGAKPEEQGVSASAHANYTGNPNYRLRKDLVRALVDLHPKFLRFPGGCISEGSFIWDNVYDWKDSVGAVELRKENYNVWGYMMTMGLGYMEYFQLAEDLNAAPVPVMACGVLCQARSDYAHPAGGALRDYYIRNFTDLIDFALSTDIEHNEWAAMRSSMGHPEPFDLRYLGVGNENWGTEFFANFEVFKTSIDDYMKRNYPDHELHIISTVGAQADDDAYQQGWKFLSGNLTGSAEVAFADGKEVIEETVTWYENQDNYMDTIADEHYYRSNDYLLNNVDRYNYYERAYHEDGSIDWKETSKVFVGEYASTDKNTLAGAIAEAAVMTGFENNADVVRLAAYAPLFNKVLTDGTYRWTPDCIWFDDETVWYTPNYYVQQLFAKYVGEQVLGTSFSTYSKGKPMELIPRGGIEIATGDADIVVKRLTVTSNQDGSVLFAEDFREQTALNEAWNPIPGSAGYTLEAGTGLMLKAQANGLNGLYLLNDQWTNYKVDVEMQRITGEDGFTIGVGLTDISPDRKDVIEYAIGYGGNATGVKVYKQGLEGYTLGDYSSSSAAGNLRAANYEPLENDTNYTITVNYGGDTGKNLICSYTDGHITSRTLDYKLEAYNRDIFHSVTRDAQHVYVKLVNADGVDKATQIHLQDLNISSVARMITLSGDEELLHVPNVNQKNDEKIVPQEQVIHLQEDSVVLQLPAHSVNVLVMDVRK; translated from the coding sequence ATGACTACGTTTCGCAATCAACTCATCGCACACTATAAGTTTGAGGATGCAGCCGAGATCGGCAAGGATAGCTCAGGGAACGGACACGAGGGAAACGCCGCAGGTGAGAAAACACCCAGCATTTCCGAAGTAAATGGTAGATGGGCGGTGACTTTTACTGGAGGAGCGAACGGAACATCCTATTTGGAGTTACCTTCGAATTTGCTGCGAGATGTAAGCGATAACACAGGCGTGACTGTTGCGACATGGGTCCATTTGGGCAAAGGTTCGAATGTGTGGGAGCGGATTTTTGACTTTGGCAAAGGTGAGAAGGGTCCCTATTTATTTCTGACTCGTCAGATGCGTGGAACGTTATATGCGGGAGATGATCTGGTTGTAGACCCGGGCCGCGGATTTGCCATTGGGGAATGGATGCATATTGCGTTGTCGGTGGCAGGCAGTCAAGGCGGCACACGCAGCAGCGCGGGTCCGGTTGTATATGTGAATGGAGAGAAGGTGGCGGACGGCTCCATTAGTCAGACGTCCAGTGGCCAATATGCCAATCTGCGCCGATGGTTTGATTCGTTCGTTGACCCTGAGAATTATTCCCGTAATTATATTGGACGTTCTCAGTACGCTGCAGATGTGGATTTTGCGGGGTCACTATCCGATTTTCGGATTTATCAGGCGGCTCTGTCCATGGATGATGTGATTGAAGTGATGTGCGAGTCATTAACGGATGAAGAGATTGTGAAGCTTGCGGGAGATAAATATCTCTCTGCTCCTTCCCGGATTATTACTAAAGACGTGTCACTGCCAGTAGATTTGCTCGGTGGCAAGGTGGACGTTCAATGGAATTCAAGTCAGCCTGAAGTGCTGTCAGCGAATGGACAAGTAGTTCAGCCCCTGAGCTCGGCGCAGGAAATTCGTTTGAATGCGCTCTTAACCAAGGGTGGAAGTACGTTGAACAGAAGCTTTGATGTCTCTGTTATGCCAGAGCATATCCCGCCTTATAACGTCACGATTCACGGGGATCAAAAGGTGGCGGATATCAGTGAAGTAATGTACGGGCTGTTCTACGAGGACATTAACAATGCGGCAGACGGGGGGATCTATGCGGAGCTTGTTCAGAACCGCTCGTTTGAATCCTTTGCATTCGATACATACTCGCATGACTCTGGCGAATGTGGTTGTTCGACAGGCCGGAATCGTGATCCATTGTTTGCCTGGTCCGGGGATACCGAGAAAATGATTGTAAAGCATACCGATGGACTAAACACTCATCTTAACGTGGAAGATCCGGAAGTGAATGCTTATTATGTAACGGTTCAGGATGGTGCGACGATTCGAAATCGCGGGTTCTCGGATTCCAATCAACATTGTGCCATGTCCATCAAGAAGGGTGAGGCATATGATTTTACCGTCTGGGCCAAGGCAGTAGCCGCAGGGACGATTACGATTCAGCTGCAAGATGGAAACGGTGCTGCAATCAGTGATTCGGCTACACTGCAAGTCGAAGGCGGTAACACATGGAAGAAGTACGGAATCGCCTATTCCGATACCCGCGTCCTTGTGGCAAATGCCGAGTTCAGCGCCCATGCGAGTGGCGGTCATGTTATGTCTCACCCTGGTTCTCCCCATATCCACGGTTCGAATGTGACCCTGACCGGAACGGAGACTGCGCTGGGGCAGTTGGCACTCACCTTTGAAGGGGACATTTCCATTGATATGGTGTCGCTGATTCCGCAAGACGTGTGGGGAGCCAAGCCGGAAGAGCAGGGAGTATCCGCGTCAGCACATGCCAACTACACAGGCAATCCGAACTATCGACTCCGAAAAGATCTGGTTCGGGCGCTTGTTGATCTGCATCCGAAGTTTCTGCGTTTTCCGGGGGGATGTATTTCGGAAGGTTCGTTTATTTGGGACAATGTGTATGACTGGAAGGATTCGGTGGGAGCGGTTGAGCTTCGCAAAGAGAACTATAACGTCTGGGGTTACATGATGACGATGGGTCTGGGCTATATGGAGTATTTCCAACTGGCAGAAGACTTGAATGCTGCTCCGGTTCCGGTCATGGCCTGTGGAGTTCTGTGTCAGGCACGTTCGGATTACGCACACCCGGCGGGTGGGGCTTTGAGGGATTACTATATCCGTAACTTTACAGACCTGATCGATTTCGCGCTCAGCACGGATATTGAACATAACGAATGGGCTGCTATGCGGAGCAGCATGGGACATCCTGAGCCGTTCGATCTGCGTTATCTCGGCGTAGGCAATGAGAACTGGGGAACCGAATTTTTTGCCAACTTTGAAGTATTCAAGACGTCGATTGATGACTATATGAAACGTAACTATCCTGATCATGAGCTGCACATCATATCCACAGTCGGCGCCCAAGCGGATGATGATGCATACCAGCAGGGATGGAAATTCCTGAGTGGCAATCTGACCGGATCAGCTGAAGTGGCTTTTGCAGACGGCAAAGAGGTGATCGAGGAGACGGTCACCTGGTATGAGAACCAGGACAACTATATGGATACCATTGCCGATGAGCATTACTATCGTTCCAATGACTATTTGCTGAACAACGTGGATCGGTACAACTATTATGAGCGGGCCTATCACGAGGATGGCAGTATCGATTGGAAAGAGACATCCAAGGTATTTGTGGGAGAATATGCGTCCACGGACAAAAATACACTGGCAGGTGCGATCGCAGAAGCGGCGGTCATGACCGGATTTGAGAATAATGCAGACGTCGTTCGCTTGGCTGCCTATGCACCACTGTTCAATAAAGTGTTGACGGACGGTACCTATCGCTGGACGCCGGACTGCATCTGGTTTGATGATGAGACAGTGTGGTACACACCGAATTACTATGTACAGCAGCTTTTTGCCAAGTATGTGGGTGAGCAGGTGCTAGGGACTTCATTTTCAACGTATAGCAAGGGTAAACCCATGGAACTCATTCCGCGTGGCGGGATCGAGATTGCGACAGGTGATGCTGACATCGTAGTGAAACGGTTGACAGTCACATCGAACCAGGATGGCAGCGTGCTGTTTGCGGAAGATTTCAGAGAGCAGACAGCACTGAACGAGGCGTGGAATCCGATTCCCGGATCGGCAGGATACACGCTGGAGGCCGGAACAGGTCTGATGTTGAAAGCACAGGCAAATGGATTGAATGGGTTGTATCTGCTGAATGATCAATGGACGAATTACAAAGTGGACGTTGAAATGCAGCGCATAACGGGTGAGGATGGTTTCACCATCGGTGTGGGATTGACGGATATTTCACCTGATAGAAAAGATGTTATCGAATACGCGATTGGGTATGGCGGTAATGCAACGGGAGTCAAAGTCTACAAACAAGGTTTAGAAGGCTACACCCTTGGCGACTATTCTTCCAGTTCCGCAGCGGGAAATCTCCGAGCAGCCAACTATGAACCTTTGGAGAACGATACGAATTACACGATTACCGTCAACTATGGTGGGGATACAGGGAAGAATCTGATCTGCTCATATACCGATGGTCACATAACCAGCAGAACTCTGGATTACAAGCTGGAAGCGTACAACCGGGACATATTCCATTCGGTTACGAGAGATGCGCAGCATGTGTATGTGAAGCTGGTGAACGCAGATGGGGTGGACAAAGCAACTCAAATTCACCTTCAGGATCTGAACATTAGCTCTGTTGCGAGAATGATAACACTTAGCGGAGATGAAGAATTGCTGCATGTTCCCAACGTGAATCAGAAGAACGATGAGAAAATTGTTCCACAAGAACAAGTGATTCATCTGCAAGAGGATTCGGTTGTCTTGCAGCTTCCTGCCCATTCGGTCAATGTACTGGTTATGGATGTCCGGAAATAA
- a CDS encoding DUF4023 family protein, protein MESTHDFVKKVNENAEKARHNKNNGKGTPTDKLPSKQHSTNK, encoded by the coding sequence ATGGAGAGCACCCATGATTTTGTAAAAAAAGTGAATGAGAATGCCGAAAAAGCACGTCATAACAAAAATAATGGTAAAGGTACACCCACGGACAAACTGCCATCAAAGCAGCATAGCACCAATAAGTAA
- a CDS encoding sensor histidine kinase — protein MANLNAIKPYPIRHYIRMMFVISFVVFILDLVISIASISMVKQQSTQYLQDAADLYINRINHDFAYINHFMGWTLANDENLDNMNTYGVNSIPFLKANEKLHMLFAELQRNYGQSYNFFYYLENSEYFLNCAPISISYSDYSEVKKQIITLTRDKGVYEKFYSHWTPIHVNGTSYLINIVPYYNRYLIALISADDLIAPLRQINLGANGYASLVDENGMQLSGPASGEHTPEERHSFLDLFQSHNLVSSDFSNAAFSAHMVIKFGAFEKIMVAQLLIMLLFLIVTSSLSAIMLFFRKNLLVPIQRFSKNLARINEGDEATDFKSSRIMELEQVNAQFKELVVQIKRFKIDRYEQELEKQKIRLDYMKLQIKPHFFLNCLTSMYSMAQMQMYEEIESMALATSRYFRYIFQSGENFVLLEDEIEHVRTFLDIQKSRYRDAFSYRIEQSEVITGIAVPPLVIQTFIENAVKYGVSRDRELCITLSVTEKRQENGDHVLIQISDTGPGFSPEILGALMRGEALEQTGGNRIGIMNTIQRLELLYRDEATITFANDDASGARITLSLPKMILNSEPSGEVTNHECIAG, from the coding sequence ATGGCAAACCTGAACGCCATCAAACCCTATCCCATTCGGCATTATATCCGCATGATGTTCGTCATTTCATTTGTTGTGTTCATTCTGGATCTGGTCATCAGCATTGCTTCGATCTCCATGGTGAAGCAGCAATCCACCCAGTACTTGCAGGATGCAGCCGATCTGTACATCAATCGTATTAATCACGATTTTGCGTACATTAACCATTTCATGGGGTGGACACTGGCCAATGACGAGAATCTCGACAACATGAATACATATGGTGTAAACAGTATTCCGTTTCTGAAGGCCAACGAAAAACTACATATGCTTTTCGCTGAACTTCAGCGAAACTATGGGCAATCGTACAATTTCTTTTATTATTTGGAGAATAGTGAGTATTTCCTTAACTGCGCGCCGATAAGCATCTCCTATTCGGATTATTCAGAAGTGAAAAAACAGATCATTACGTTGACCCGCGATAAAGGTGTATATGAAAAGTTCTATTCCCATTGGACACCGATTCATGTGAACGGCACTTCTTATCTTATCAATATTGTGCCGTACTACAACCGTTATCTGATTGCCTTGATATCCGCAGATGATTTGATCGCCCCTCTCCGGCAGATTAATCTGGGTGCCAACGGATACGCCTCTCTCGTTGACGAGAATGGCATGCAACTTTCCGGTCCTGCCAGCGGGGAGCACACACCGGAAGAGAGACATTCATTTCTTGATCTGTTCCAGTCTCACAATCTCGTGAGCAGCGACTTCTCCAATGCGGCATTCAGCGCACATATGGTCATCAAGTTTGGCGCATTCGAGAAAATTATGGTGGCCCAACTGCTCATTATGCTGCTTTTTCTGATTGTAACGTCCTCGTTAAGCGCAATAATGTTGTTTTTCAGAAAAAATCTGCTGGTTCCCATTCAGCGTTTTTCCAAAAATCTCGCACGTATCAACGAAGGCGATGAAGCAACTGACTTCAAGAGCAGCCGGATTATGGAGCTGGAGCAGGTCAATGCACAGTTCAAGGAACTGGTGGTGCAGATTAAACGGTTCAAGATTGATCGCTATGAGCAGGAGTTGGAGAAACAGAAAATACGTTTGGATTATATGAAATTGCAGATCAAACCCCACTTTTTCCTGAATTGTCTGACGAGCATGTACAGTATGGCACAGATGCAGATGTACGAAGAAATTGAAAGCATGGCCCTGGCCACGTCCCGATACTTCCGTTATATCTTTCAAAGTGGCGAGAATTTCGTTCTGCTGGAGGATGAGATCGAACATGTGAGAACGTTTCTGGACATCCAGAAATCACGTTACCGGGATGCTTTTTCCTATCGTATTGAACAGTCCGAGGTGATCACGGGTATCGCTGTGCCTCCACTCGTGATTCAGACCTTCATCGAAAATGCCGTCAAATATGGCGTCTCCCGGGACCGGGAATTATGTATTACTTTATCCGTAACTGAGAAACGACAGGAAAATGGCGATCATGTGCTCATCCAAATTTCAGATACGGGACCAGGCTTCAGTCCGGAAATTCTTGGCGCACTGATGCGCGGAGAAGCACTGGAACAGACCGGCGGCAATCGGATCGGCATTATGAATACCATTCAACGGTTGGAGTTGCTGTATCGAGATGAAGCGACGATTACGTTTGCAAACGACGACGCAAGTGGCGCTCGAATCACGCTTTCCTTGCCTAAAATGATACTGAATTCAGAACCTTCGGGAGAGGTGACAAACCATGAATGCATTGCTGGTTGA
- a CDS encoding response regulator — protein sequence MNALLVDDDYFVVMALEKKIDWGALGINTIFTAYNIAQAKEILRNHPVQILICDIEMPQGSGLELLAWVREESHNVQTIFLTNYADFNYAQKAIELQSFDYFLKPIEFDKLTLIIQKAVAKAKDQQFIDKAIHEGELWQKNRSKLIEDSWRRLISGKAFPSGPADVSAFLTEQNLPYETTDLFLPILVNLFPYDGSLGKTDKNLFDYASLNVMVERFQDALFSIEAISEIKDHNWMVILKWDGAPDAQLIESMCCSFIPEVNRYLKSDACCSIGFSLPLGQIRHTINELLLMNEERIKHRNQTSLLKNYSRPELNYTPPDLALLEQLLNENRFQAFLDETVRYMHQLVREGVVGTAVLSMLRLDLVQLVYAQLKNKEIEVHKLYMGKTNDQLFMQSLYSIEDMQSYIAYLVNTAAEYLNAAEQPKSVVHEITHYIRTHYGEDLTRNNLGEMVYLNPDYLARLFKKEMGISLGNYVIHTRLVAARQLLETTTQSVHAIAGHVGYTNYSHFTKLFKQEMGCSPNEYRKKQRESAHETG from the coding sequence ATGAATGCATTGCTGGTTGATGATGATTACTTTGTTGTAATGGCTTTGGAAAAGAAAATTGACTGGGGGGCCTTGGGAATCAACACGATATTTACAGCCTATAATATTGCGCAAGCCAAAGAGATTTTGCGGAATCATCCGGTACAGATCCTCATTTGCGATATTGAGATGCCCCAGGGAAGCGGACTTGAACTGCTGGCATGGGTCCGGGAGGAATCGCATAATGTACAGACGATCTTTCTCACCAATTACGCCGATTTTAACTATGCGCAGAAAGCAATCGAACTGCAAAGCTTTGATTATTTTCTGAAGCCTATTGAATTTGACAAGTTGACTCTCATTATTCAAAAGGCGGTTGCCAAGGCCAAAGACCAGCAGTTTATTGATAAAGCGATTCATGAAGGTGAACTGTGGCAGAAGAATAGAAGCAAGCTCATTGAGGACAGCTGGCGCAGGCTCATCTCCGGTAAAGCCTTTCCTTCCGGGCCAGCCGACGTCTCTGCCTTTTTGACAGAACAAAATCTGCCTTATGAAACAACGGATCTATTTCTTCCTATTCTGGTTAACCTGTTTCCGTATGATGGCAGCCTGGGCAAAACCGACAAGAACCTGTTCGATTACGCTAGTTTGAATGTGATGGTTGAACGGTTTCAGGACGCTTTGTTCTCCATTGAAGCCATTTCCGAAATTAAGGATCATAACTGGATGGTTATTCTAAAATGGGATGGAGCACCGGATGCACAGCTGATCGAATCCATGTGCTGCTCGTTCATCCCGGAGGTCAATAGATACCTGAAGTCGGATGCCTGCTGTAGTATCGGTTTTTCTCTGCCACTGGGTCAGATTCGTCATACTATCAACGAGCTGTTGCTCATGAATGAAGAACGAATCAAACACCGCAACCAAACCTCTTTACTGAAAAACTATAGCAGACCTGAACTGAATTACACACCGCCTGATCTGGCATTGCTGGAGCAGTTGCTGAATGAGAACCGCTTCCAGGCCTTCTTGGATGAGACCGTTCGTTATATGCACCAACTTGTCCGTGAAGGGGTGGTAGGCACTGCCGTGCTCAGCATGCTGCGTCTTGATCTGGTGCAGCTCGTATATGCCCAATTGAAGAACAAAGAGATTGAAGTGCACAAGCTGTATATGGGCAAAACGAATGACCAATTGTTCATGCAATCTTTGTATTCTATTGAAGATATGCAATCCTACATAGCCTATCTGGTTAATACCGCTGCGGAATACCTGAATGCTGCCGAGCAGCCGAAGTCGGTTGTGCACGAGATTACCCACTATATACGCACTCATTACGGGGAAGATCTAACGAGGAATAACCTGGGGGAAATGGTCTATCTGAATCCGGATTATCTCGCACGGCTGTTCAAGAAAGAGATGGGAATTTCACTCGGCAACTATGTCATTCATACCCGTCTTGTAGCCGCTCGCCAACTGCTGGAAACGACCACGCAATCGGTCCATGCCATTGCTGGACATGTGGGTTATACCAACTACTCCCACTTCACCAAACTGTTTAAACAGGAAATGGGATGCAGCCCTAATGAATATCGCAAGAAGCAAAGAGAAAGTGCTCATGAAACTGGATGA